A single window of Prochlorococcus marinus XMU1410 DNA harbors:
- a CDS encoding hemagglutinin → MELRFFPINIFRETPKVAFFDAGIDSSNGSDVVIHYGEAISPPDDLKDEQYYVHNHQIDHNLVITGERTFVLINPSWDEPHHVIYLNRSMGALEIPIGTYHRSISGKEGSIVLNQPKRDKLFDPSKEFTPKKLDKINLIKARKSPPVYWIYENNKIKRVFFNPLERKVKTIV, encoded by the coding sequence ATGGAATTAAGATTCTTCCCAATAAATATTTTTAGAGAGACTCCAAAAGTCGCCTTCTTCGATGCAGGCATAGATAGTTCTAATGGTTCTGATGTTGTGATCCATTATGGGGAAGCTATATCTCCTCCAGATGATTTAAAAGATGAGCAATATTACGTTCACAATCATCAAATTGACCACAATTTAGTTATCACTGGAGAAAGGACATTTGTTTTAATAAATCCTTCCTGGGATGAACCTCATCATGTGATTTATTTAAATAGATCTATGGGAGCATTAGAAATTCCTATAGGAACTTATCACAGATCTATCTCAGGGAAAGAAGGTAGTATTGTTTTAAACCAACCCAAAAGGGATAAATTGTTTGATCCTTCTAAAGAATTTACCCCAAAAAAATTAGACAAAATTAATTTAATTAAGGCAAGAAAAAGTCCGCCTGTTTATTGGATTTACGAAAATAACAAAATCAAAAGAGTCTTTTTTAATCCTCTAGAAAGAAAAGTTAAAACTATTGTTTGA
- a CDS encoding DsrE family protein: MSIITDNKVLVHIYSGLESKNKITLGLLVALTAEKNDHKVTLFLAGDGVQILNCKKAGEIVGQGTGDLYEHLQNLKNSKITIYVSGMSAKSRGYDEKLLDGYTAEFVMPDVLVEESIKADSVLCY; encoded by the coding sequence ATGTCTATCATTACCGATAATAAAGTGTTAGTACATATTTACAGCGGTTTAGAATCCAAAAATAAAATAACTTTAGGTTTATTGGTTGCCCTTACTGCAGAAAAAAACGATCATAAAGTAACACTTTTTCTAGCAGGAGACGGAGTACAAATATTAAATTGCAAAAAAGCTGGTGAAATAGTTGGTCAAGGTACTGGAGATTTATACGAACATCTTCAAAATTTAAAGAATTCAAAAATTACTATATATGTCTCAGGAATGTCTGCTAAATCTAGGGGTTACGATGAGAAGCTTCTCGATGGATACACTGCAGAGTTTGTTATGCCAGATGTTCTAGTTGAAGAATCAATTAAAGCGGATAGCGTACTTTGCTATTAA
- a CDS encoding acyltransferase family protein, with protein MSIDIKENKSSSKSRYRPEIDGLRAFAVVAVIINHFNKVILPGGYLGVDIFFVISGFVITSSLYQRPSKNFKDFISGFYERRIKRLVPALSVFVLIMSIAICLFNPNPSLFLRTGITSLFGLSNIYLFKKSTDYFAQSTELNVFTHTWSLGVEEQFYILFPFLIWFSGFGRQTKNGVRNLFLIIGTLAITSLIGFIYLYPINQPAAYFLMPTRFWEMASGCLLFIGLQKWKSIKQFLEKFPPLFVMILIIGIMYLPTALATTSTVLVVVLSLVLIACLKKGTASYAFFTNSKVVYIGLISYSLYLWHWGVLAISRWTIGVHWWSVPFQVALMLGLAICSYRYIETQLRKGNWFGKRWKNLAIGGGAIITLSGGLSALDIPLKGQLYIGKKINHTIPNFLRGDECLENMSESTKCYLIENISKQTLWILGDSQTQFLALAGEKVANSLEMNLKLYSILSTPFPSFNHYRKSKILKNVENLDDLEFLERELYKKIKVGDIILLTLRNPYHFGGEYYKSSDSFIRKDGTRTSHEDYFNAWIS; from the coding sequence ATGTCAATAGATATCAAAGAAAATAAATCATCTTCAAAAAGTCGATATCGTCCAGAGATTGATGGTCTAAGAGCATTTGCCGTAGTCGCTGTCATTATAAATCACTTCAACAAAGTTATCTTGCCAGGTGGATACCTTGGAGTAGATATCTTTTTTGTTATCTCAGGATTTGTAATAACATCATCTCTATATCAAAGACCGAGTAAAAACTTCAAGGATTTCATCAGTGGATTTTATGAACGCAGAATCAAGAGATTAGTACCAGCACTATCAGTTTTTGTTCTGATAATGAGTATTGCGATTTGCTTATTCAATCCAAATCCAAGTTTGTTTCTGAGAACTGGTATTACATCTTTATTTGGGTTATCAAATATATACCTCTTCAAAAAGTCAACAGATTATTTTGCTCAATCAACAGAACTCAATGTATTTACTCACACTTGGTCTCTTGGAGTGGAAGAGCAGTTCTATATCCTGTTCCCATTTCTAATTTGGTTCTCTGGATTTGGAAGGCAGACAAAAAATGGTGTTCGCAATTTATTTCTCATAATTGGAACACTAGCGATTACATCTTTGATTGGATTTATCTATCTCTATCCAATCAATCAACCAGCAGCATATTTCCTTATGCCAACAAGGTTTTGGGAAATGGCATCGGGATGTTTGCTATTTATTGGATTACAGAAGTGGAAATCAATTAAACAGTTTTTAGAAAAATTCCCACCACTTTTTGTGATGATATTGATTATCGGGATAATGTATTTACCGACAGCATTAGCAACAACATCCACAGTTTTAGTAGTGGTTCTTTCTTTGGTTCTCATCGCTTGTTTGAAAAAAGGAACAGCATCATATGCATTTTTCACTAATTCTAAAGTCGTCTATATAGGTCTCATTTCTTATTCTTTATACCTATGGCATTGGGGTGTTCTTGCGATTAGTCGTTGGACTATTGGAGTTCATTGGTGGTCAGTACCCTTCCAAGTGGCACTAATGCTTGGTCTTGCAATTTGTTCTTATAGATATATCGAAACACAACTTCGCAAAGGTAATTGGTTTGGGAAAAGATGGAAGAACCTTGCAATTGGAGGAGGAGCAATAATTACACTTTCAGGAGGTCTTAGTGCACTTGATATCCCTCTAAAAGGTCAACTATACATTGGCAAAAAGATAAATCATACAATACCAAATTTTCTAAGAGGTGATGAATGTCTTGAAAATATGTCAGAAAGTACTAAATGTTATTTGATTGAAAATATTAGCAAACAAACTCTATGGATACTAGGCGATAGTCAGACACAATTTCTTGCTCTAGCAGGAGAAAAAGTGGCAAATTCTCTTGAAATGAATTTGAAATTATATTCAATATTATCAACTCCTTTCCCCTCGTTTAATCATTATAGAAAATCTAAAATACTAAAAAATGTGGAAAATCTTGATGATCTTGAATTTTTAGAAAGAGAACTTTATAAGAAAATAAAAGTTGGCGATATAATTCTACTAACATTGCGAAATCCCTATCATTTCGGTGGAGAGTACTATAAAAGTTCAGATTCCTTTATCAGAAAAGATGGGACTAGGACTTCACATGAGGATTATTTCAATGCATGGATTTCATAA
- a CDS encoding cupin domain-containing protein — MIKNLFIAFVFALMLINPSISIAAKSPVDVQEVFVGSETMDGDALKYPKGKAEIRLQRVELAEGGIVPLHSHPIPLLGNVEQGTIVVKRQGMEDLTYTAGDTFIVGPKTPKHTMGNAKTDNAIVWFAAIGAKDVPILIPAEG; from the coding sequence ATGATTAAGAATTTATTCATAGCATTTGTTTTTGCATTAATGCTCATCAACCCAAGCATTTCTATAGCTGCTAAATCTCCTGTAGATGTACAAGAAGTCTTTGTAGGATCTGAGACTATGGATGGAGACGCTCTGAAATACCCAAAAGGAAAAGCAGAAATAAGATTACAAAGAGTCGAGTTGGCTGAAGGAGGAATAGTTCCACTCCACTCTCATCCAATTCCATTATTAGGCAATGTTGAGCAAGGTACGATAGTTGTCAAAAGACAAGGGATGGAAGATCTTACCTATACAGCAGGGGATACTTTTATAGTTGGTCCAAAGACACCAAAACATACAATGGGCAATGCAAAAACTGATAACGCAATAGTTTGGTTCGCAGCAATAGGAGCAAAAGATGTTCCAATTTTAATTCCCGCTGAAGGATAA
- a CDS encoding LOG family protein codes for MSPKNNLKNLNLIINSDTYKLAHEDIGLLSRNEMRGVRMLLEITKPDLILEENKILSTIIIFGGSSIAEKSNTKKRIENIEKLIKKNHKSILLKRNLNRLENLHLMSHYYQSAREFSKLASISNQNKDCNSNVIVTGGGGGIMEAANRGAFEANCKSIGLNISIPNEQIPNSFITPGLCFKFNYFALRKIHFVMRSVAAVFFPGGFGTLDELFELLTLCQTGMKKKIPIILFGREYWDKIINFEYLADLGLIEDEHLNLFEYADTASEAWEIIKSSKISDSN; via the coding sequence ATGTCCCCTAAAAATAATTTAAAAAACCTGAATTTAATTATTAATTCTGATACTTATAAATTAGCTCATGAAGACATTGGTCTACTTAGCCGAAATGAAATGCGTGGAGTTAGAATGCTTCTCGAAATTACTAAACCAGATTTAATCCTTGAAGAAAATAAAATTCTTTCAACCATAATTATTTTTGGAGGCTCAAGCATTGCAGAAAAATCAAATACAAAAAAAAGAATTGAAAATATAGAAAAGTTAATTAAAAAAAATCATAAATCGATACTTCTAAAACGAAATTTAAATAGATTAGAAAATTTGCATCTAATGAGTCATTACTATCAATCAGCAAGGGAGTTTTCTAAACTTGCTTCAATTAGTAATCAAAATAAAGACTGTAATTCTAACGTTATTGTGACAGGTGGGGGGGGCGGAATTATGGAAGCTGCTAATAGAGGTGCATTTGAAGCAAATTGTAAATCTATAGGTTTAAATATTAGTATTCCTAATGAGCAAATCCCTAATTCTTTTATAACACCAGGTCTTTGCTTTAAGTTTAATTATTTTGCATTAAGAAAGATCCATTTTGTCATGCGATCAGTAGCTGCTGTATTTTTTCCGGGAGGTTTTGGAACACTAGATGAATTATTTGAACTATTGACACTTTGTCAAACAGGAATGAAAAAGAAAATCCCAATCATACTTTTTGGTAGAGAGTATTGGGATAAGATAATTAACTTTGAATATTTAGCTGATCTTGGATTGATTGAAGATGAACATCTAAATCTTTTCGAATATGCAGATACCGCATCAGAAGCGTGGGAAATTATCAAATCATCAAAAATCTCAGATTCAAATTAA
- a CDS encoding dienelactone hydrolase family protein, with translation MKGQWTNVYSGDLPLRSWWVDTDSECEYISIVLPEVFGINRWIRSFSEKLAKQNVPVLALPLYGRTAPKLDLAYSAEDLKLGRHHKNLTTSKNIIKDISAALNWVKEKYPKKKISIVGFCFGGHAAVIASSLKGIDSTFCFYGAGVTAPRKDTNFAPIDLLEKVSGKLNFICGSSDDLIPVQDRLEIKKRFKKLDPLEERFIYVEIKGADHGFMCEGRESFHKDASLIGWNLLMKELN, from the coding sequence ATGAAAGGTCAATGGACAAACGTTTATAGTGGTGATTTACCTCTTAGATCTTGGTGGGTAGATACAGATAGTGAGTGTGAATATATATCTATAGTTTTACCAGAGGTGTTTGGGATAAATCGCTGGATAAGGAGTTTTTCTGAAAAATTAGCCAAACAAAATGTACCTGTATTAGCCTTACCTCTTTACGGTAGAACAGCTCCAAAATTAGATTTAGCATACAGCGCAGAAGACTTAAAATTAGGCAGGCATCATAAAAATTTAACCACTTCAAAAAATATTATTAAAGATATTTCTGCAGCTCTGAATTGGGTTAAAGAAAAATATCCAAAAAAGAAAATCTCAATAGTTGGATTTTGTTTTGGGGGTCATGCAGCAGTTATAGCTTCTTCTTTAAAAGGAATAGATAGTACATTTTGTTTTTATGGGGCAGGGGTAACTGCGCCAAGAAAGGATACTAATTTTGCACCTATTGATTTACTAGAAAAAGTTTCTGGAAAATTAAACTTCATATGTGGTTCTTCAGATGATTTAATTCCTGTACAAGATAGATTAGAAATTAAAAAAAGATTTAAAAAACTAGATCCGTTAGAAGAAAGATTTATTTATGTCGAAATTAAAGGAGCTGATCATGGCTTTATGTGCGAGGGAAGAGAATCCTTCCATAAGGATGCATCATTAATTGGTTGGAATTTATTGATGAAAGAATTAAATTAA